A single window of Halobacillus naozhouensis DNA harbors:
- a CDS encoding MFS transporter, with protein MMTAAGILLAVACFWNAFLTGAVMMFIGFFMLRLFGQGSLTLIPNTLVPQWFIGKRGRALSVMAIGGFASSALLPPLNTWMIDMFGWRTTWTTWGISLLVVFVPLAFIFVRNQPKDIGEVPDGTPKRAVQDGEEHLNVEINEKSWTLKEAMNTRAFWMILFCVSVPALVNTGVTFHLVSIAEGKGLSDSVAALVLSMMALIGFPVTFLVGYLVDRVSVHYVLAIRFVGHIAILLILLQVNSWTMAMLYGVVWGVVNGFERIVLSIVWPNYFGREHLGSIKGVAQTVMVLGSAFGPLPFGLFYDWFGGYQEILWVMILLPLLAAIFSLLSPKPNYETHFSSAK; from the coding sequence ATGATGACTGCAGCCGGGATATTACTGGCTGTCGCTTGTTTTTGGAATGCCTTTCTGACTGGCGCGGTCATGATGTTTATAGGATTCTTTATGCTTCGGTTATTCGGGCAGGGATCGCTAACGCTTATTCCGAATACTTTAGTTCCTCAATGGTTTATCGGAAAAAGAGGGAGAGCCTTAAGTGTGATGGCGATTGGGGGGTTTGCAAGTTCTGCTTTACTACCGCCCTTAAATACGTGGATGATTGATATGTTTGGATGGAGGACAACGTGGACGACGTGGGGAATCTCTCTGCTTGTCGTTTTTGTTCCCTTAGCTTTCATATTTGTTCGCAATCAACCGAAGGATATAGGGGAAGTGCCTGATGGGACGCCCAAACGTGCAGTTCAAGATGGAGAGGAACATCTTAACGTCGAAATTAATGAAAAAAGTTGGACCTTGAAGGAAGCTATGAACACGAGAGCGTTTTGGATGATTTTATTTTGTGTGAGTGTGCCTGCCTTAGTCAATACAGGGGTGACTTTCCACCTTGTCTCTATTGCTGAAGGGAAAGGATTGTCGGATTCGGTCGCAGCCCTTGTCCTATCTATGATGGCCCTGATCGGATTTCCAGTCACTTTTCTTGTAGGGTATCTAGTTGATCGGGTCTCCGTGCATTATGTGCTAGCTATCAGATTTGTTGGTCATATCGCAATTTTGCTCATTCTCTTGCAAGTAAATTCTTGGACCATGGCCATGCTGTATGGTGTGGTTTGGGGAGTGGTTAATGGGTTTGAGCGCATTGTGCTCAGCATTGTTTGGCCAAATTATTTTGGAAGAGAACATTTAGGAAGTATTAAGGGAGTTGCTCAAACGGTGATGGTGTTAGGATCGGCGTTTGGACCTCTTCCGTTTGGTTTGTTTTATGATTGGTTCGGAGGTTATCAGGAAATCCTGTGGGTAATGATTTTGCTCCCGTTGCTTGCTGCTATTTTCTCTTTACTGTCACCTAAACCAAATTACGAAACACATTTTTCTTCAGCAAAATAG
- a CDS encoding DNA-3-methyladenine glycosylase family protein has translation MEVFTVDQLYFTLQDDRVQHLSQTDPKLHRLMKKIDVIEIPLKRDYYQSVVKQIVGQQLSLKAAHTINTRLENIWPGLQPGLLNDLSDEQINSVGVSRPKIRYIRELTQKYLTKEVDFSHIHSLEDEEVIQTLTSIKGIGKWTAEMFLIFALGRLNVLSYGDVSIQNSIRWLYEIDKDEPLNLDYFHEKWSPFNSVVSLYLWEAINSGMVKNPPPKE, from the coding sequence ATGGAGGTGTTTACGGTAGATCAACTATACTTCACATTACAAGATGATAGAGTTCAACACTTGTCACAGACCGATCCAAAGTTACACCGTTTGATGAAGAAAATTGACGTGATTGAAATTCCGTTAAAGAGGGATTATTATCAATCCGTAGTGAAACAGATCGTTGGTCAGCAGCTCTCCCTGAAAGCAGCGCACACGATTAATACAAGACTCGAAAACATCTGGCCAGGCCTACAACCAGGATTATTAAACGACCTTAGTGACGAACAAATAAATAGTGTCGGAGTTTCTAGACCGAAAATCAGATACATTAGGGAATTAACTCAAAAATATTTAACTAAGGAAGTGGATTTCTCCCATATTCACTCCCTCGAAGATGAAGAAGTCATCCAGACCTTAACCAGCATAAAAGGTATTGGTAAATGGACAGCCGAAATGTTTCTCATCTTTGCACTGGGACGGTTGAATGTGCTGTCTTATGGGGATGTTAGTATCCAGAATTCGATCAGATGGCTCTATGAGATCGACAAGGACGAACCCCTGAATTTAGATTATTTTCACGAAAAATGGTCACCCTTTAACTCTGTAGTTTCTTTGTATCTATGGGAAGCCATTAATTCAGGGATGGTTAAAAATCCTCCACCTAAAGAGTAA
- a CDS encoding DUF1643 domain-containing protein, giving the protein MGDRYWREDEQVHVIFDETSNYRYLLECTFGESKAKANITFVMLNPSTADADICDSTLNRCVNYTKRWGYGGMYIVNLFALVSKSPEILLTHKDPIGVDTDRYIREAAKKSKTIVLAWGEKYTSIRNRKVEVLQMLQKYNLHCIKKTKNGKHPRHPLYLKKDLTPIPY; this is encoded by the coding sequence ATGGGTGATCGTTATTGGAGGGAGGATGAACAAGTACATGTCATTTTTGACGAAACGTCGAATTACAGATATTTATTGGAGTGCACTTTCGGTGAGAGTAAAGCCAAAGCCAACATAACGTTCGTGATGCTCAACCCTAGCACCGCTGATGCTGACATATGTGATTCTACATTAAACAGATGTGTTAATTACACGAAAAGGTGGGGATATGGAGGTATGTATATCGTCAATTTGTTTGCCCTTGTTTCGAAAAGTCCGGAAATACTTCTCACACATAAGGATCCTATAGGAGTCGATACTGATCGATACATCCGTGAGGCTGCTAAGAAATCGAAGACGATCGTTTTGGCGTGGGGAGAAAAATACACTTCTATAAGAAATAGAAAAGTAGAGGTTCTTCAAATGCTACAAAAATATAACCTTCACTGTATTAAAAAAACGAAAAACGGCAAACACCCTCGTCATCCTCTGTATCTTAAAAAAGACCTCACTCCTATCCCGTATTAA
- a CDS encoding thermonuclease family protein produces the protein MSLIAIIWPLLLITGISAVLAAQFKPVVMIAILSVTLIGCTTTSEEPANTAEHTYQNNDEDPNHKDKQNPKPNESSNDMSTQSNATVTRVVDGDTLEVTMNGKTEDVRLLLIDTPETVHPSKPVQPFGPEASQFVKEKLTGEKVRIEVGKEERDHYGRLLAYVYFNGETIQEKLLQKGLARTAYLYNDLTMLDEFHEAQKPARTAKIGVWSIPGYAHVDHNHGYHYQEASSEKEKAEPNSDLNYDPDGPDRDCGDFTTQQQAQNFFEAAGGPSSDPHRLDGEGDGLVCEGL, from the coding sequence ATGTCTCTTATCGCTATAATCTGGCCGCTACTCCTCATAACGGGGATCTCCGCCGTCTTAGCGGCACAATTTAAGCCGGTTGTTATGATAGCTATTCTTTCCGTTACATTGATTGGATGCACCACTACGTCGGAAGAACCAGCAAACACAGCTGAGCATACTTACCAAAACAATGATGAGGATCCGAATCACAAGGATAAACAAAACCCTAAGCCTAACGAAAGCTCAAATGATATGTCTACTCAATCAAACGCCACCGTCACCCGGGTAGTGGACGGCGATACACTTGAAGTGACTATGAATGGAAAAACCGAAGACGTTCGGCTGCTGTTGATCGACACGCCTGAAACCGTGCACCCCTCCAAGCCTGTCCAGCCGTTCGGACCTGAAGCCTCTCAGTTTGTAAAAGAAAAACTCACCGGGGAAAAAGTTAGAATTGAAGTTGGTAAAGAAGAACGCGACCACTACGGACGGCTGCTCGCCTATGTGTATTTTAATGGGGAAACGATCCAGGAAAAACTTTTGCAAAAAGGACTCGCACGGACTGCCTACCTGTACAATGACCTCACGATGCTCGACGAGTTTCACGAAGCCCAGAAGCCTGCAAGGACCGCAAAAATTGGGGTATGGTCGATTCCTGGCTACGCCCATGTGGATCACAACCATGGGTATCACTATCAGGAAGCATCTTCGGAAAAAGAAAAAGCAGAGCCGAACTCAGACTTGAACTACGATCCCGATGGACCAGATCGCGATTGTGGAGATTTTACTACACAGCAGCAAGCACAGAACTTTTTTGAAGCTGCTGGAGGTCCTTCTTCTGATCCCCACCGTTTAGACGGAGAGGGTGACGGCCTGGTTTGTGAAGGATTGTAA
- a CDS encoding TVP38/TMEM64 family protein: protein MNSSKFKSFIIKIAILLGVAGFLLLLNKFYFHIQPIDIKSWTEALGAWGPLVFMILFLIRPFTLFPFSVIAVTCGVTFGPYWGTVYILVGMVLSTAVSFYVLRRFAKEINIEGQGRENLRRLKEDVEKQQFKAVLMLRLLPAINFDLLTYICAKTRVEGSKHLIATLVGMLPSSIMLGVFGSGLLAFKPVNLLVLAGLIIVLTILAVVMKRNVGDRYDTEKLKTEVKDLRKSI, encoded by the coding sequence TTGAACAGTAGTAAATTTAAAAGCTTTATCATTAAAATCGCTATACTTCTAGGGGTAGCTGGGTTCTTATTACTTTTGAATAAATTTTATTTCCATATTCAGCCGATAGATATTAAAAGCTGGACAGAGGCGTTAGGGGCGTGGGGACCCCTTGTTTTCATGATATTATTTCTGATTCGACCATTCACCTTGTTTCCATTTTCGGTTATTGCCGTTACGTGTGGAGTAACGTTCGGTCCTTATTGGGGAACGGTATATATCCTAGTGGGGATGGTTCTGAGTACTGCGGTCTCGTTCTACGTGTTAAGGAGATTCGCCAAGGAAATTAATATCGAAGGACAAGGCAGAGAGAACCTGAGACGGTTGAAAGAAGATGTCGAGAAACAGCAATTTAAAGCAGTATTAATGCTTCGCCTCCTGCCTGCGATTAATTTTGATTTGCTGACTTATATTTGTGCAAAGACACGAGTGGAGGGGTCTAAACATCTAATAGCAACATTAGTAGGGATGCTGCCTAGTTCTATTATGTTAGGCGTATTCGGCTCAGGGCTCCTGGCATTTAAACCTGTAAACTTGCTTGTTCTGGCAGGACTTATCATCGTCCTGACTATTCTGGCCGTCGTCATGAAAAGAAATGTTGGCGATCGCTATGACACGGAAAAGTTAAAAACTGAAGTGAAAGATTTAAGGAAAAGCATCTGA
- a CDS encoding YjzC family protein yields the protein MANNQTYKTGEKAPESGKYKVESLVSGGSSNQDDTEVKVEEGEQFPPSPSSNEAAHWVKVS from the coding sequence ATGGCTAACAATCAAACGTACAAAACAGGTGAAAAAGCACCAGAAAGCGGGAAGTACAAGGTGGAGAGTTTAGTCAGCGGTGGATCTTCTAATCAAGATGACACGGAAGTCAAGGTAGAGGAAGGAGAGCAATTCCCCCCTTCTCCATCTAGTAATGAAGCCGCTCATTGGGTAAAAGTTTCTTAA
- a CDS encoding CBS domain-containing protein gives MAILKEYMSPTIECSKASDDLNTLAQQMEEKNVGFIPVVENEKYAGVVTDRDIVVKGLAKGSAENVKAEDIMTENVITGYPDMEVEEAARLMQDHQVKRLLVVEDEAVNGVVTLGDLGVENAGQIAGDIVSEVSKGQSNN, from the coding sequence ATGGCTATCTTGAAAGAATATATGAGCCCCACTATTGAATGTAGTAAGGCTTCCGATGATTTGAATACTTTAGCTCAGCAGATGGAAGAAAAGAATGTTGGGTTTATTCCAGTCGTAGAAAACGAAAAATATGCTGGGGTTGTAACAGATCGTGATATCGTCGTAAAAGGATTAGCTAAAGGTTCTGCGGAGAATGTGAAAGCTGAAGACATTATGACAGAGAACGTGATCACAGGCTACCCTGATATGGAAGTAGAGGAAGCTGCCCGCTTAATGCAGGATCACCAGGTCAAACGCCTGTTGGTAGTAGAAGATGAAGCTGTTAATGGTGTTGTTACACTCGGCGATTTAGGAGTGGAGAACGCTGGTCAAATCGCCGGAGATATCGTAAGCGAAGTTTCTAAGGGACAAAGTAATAACTAA
- a CDS encoding YqjF family protein — translation MYKNILESIQHRVSPLPRGPWVMTQKWEHLLFMHLPVPKEVLAQHIPKELEVDTFEGQAWITIIPFMVSDMRLRNLPSIPYLKSYLELNVRTYVRCNGLSGIYFFSLDADKILAILGARLATLPYYYANMTMNEGREDDFHYKSVRKGSTEASFKGSYRPISTYYYPGNDSLSFWLLERYHLWTIKKGVLFRGDIHHKQWKVHDAKAAVEGFYTLIPFLPDSISKEKLLFHYASSQRVLIWRIKKVE, via the coding sequence ATGTATAAGAACATCCTGGAAAGCATACAGCACCGTGTTTCCCCGTTACCCCGCGGCCCCTGGGTTATGACACAGAAATGGGAGCATTTATTGTTCATGCATTTGCCGGTTCCCAAAGAAGTATTGGCACAACATATTCCGAAAGAATTAGAAGTAGATACGTTCGAGGGCCAGGCTTGGATCACAATTATTCCTTTTATGGTTAGTGATATGCGCCTGCGAAACCTGCCATCCATTCCTTATTTGAAATCATACTTAGAATTAAATGTACGGACTTATGTAAGGTGCAACGGCCTTTCTGGCATCTACTTTTTTAGTCTCGATGCTGATAAAATCCTTGCTATATTAGGTGCCAGATTAGCAACACTTCCATACTATTATGCCAATATGACGATGAATGAAGGGAGAGAAGATGACTTTCACTACAAAAGTGTCCGCAAAGGTAGTACTGAAGCTTCCTTCAAAGGGAGTTATCGACCCATTTCGACGTATTATTACCCGGGAAATGATAGTCTTTCTTTTTGGCTGCTGGAAAGATACCATTTATGGACTATAAAAAAAGGGGTGCTATTTAGGGGTGACATTCATCATAAGCAGTGGAAAGTGCACGATGCAAAGGCGGCTGTAGAAGGTTTTTATACCCTCATTCCATTCTTACCTGATAGTATTAGCAAGGAAAAACTCCTTTTTCATTATGCGTCTTCTCAGCGAGTATTGATTTGGAGAATTAAAAAAGTCGAATGA
- a CDS encoding ABC transporter ATP-binding protein, which yields MAEEQKSSLKPFISLILSTNIPKLALTLGLIGSLLTTMVGLTIPLLTREMVDGFSVDSLSIALILLIGAVFIIQAVIDGFSTYALAYVGQTIVAKLREKMWFKLIRLPVGYFDTKTSGESVSRVVNDTGIVKDLISQHFPQFITGIITIIGAIIILFIMDWKMTLIMLISVPITTLIMIPLGRRMAKISRGLQDETASFTSSIQQTLSEVRLMKASNAEKYDETKGMTGINSLLSYGLKEGRIFALIGPLMYLVIMAVIVVIIGYGGIRVADGTMTTGSLVAFLLYLFQIIFPITSFTMFFTQLQKATGATERIIEILDEDVELGQTGKSIDITNLPIHVNQLSFSYNGKDQILEDVSFDVQPGMMVAFAGPSGGGKTTLFGLLERFYEPTSGDITIGDTSIMELSMNSWRRQIGYVSQDSPMMAGTIRENLCYGLENPETISDEKLWEVAEMAYAKQFINEFPKKLNTEVGERGIMLSGGQRQRIAIARAFLRDPKILMMDEATASLDSQSERMVQHALSRLMEGRTTFIIAHRLSTIVNADQIVFIEQGRITGIGTHHDLVQSHDLYSEFAEQQLR from the coding sequence ATGGCAGAAGAACAGAAGAGCAGCCTTAAACCATTTATATCGCTTATCCTTTCAACTAACATTCCAAAATTGGCCTTAACTTTGGGCTTGATCGGCAGTCTTCTGACGACAATGGTGGGCCTTACTATCCCGCTTTTAACAAGGGAAATGGTCGATGGCTTTTCCGTCGATTCGTTGAGTATTGCCCTGATTCTCCTCATTGGCGCCGTGTTTATTATTCAGGCAGTGATTGATGGCTTTTCCACCTATGCTCTCGCCTATGTGGGCCAAACGATTGTGGCCAAGCTAAGGGAGAAGATGTGGTTCAAGCTGATTCGCTTGCCCGTGGGTTATTTTGATACAAAAACGAGTGGTGAGTCGGTCAGCCGGGTCGTGAATGACACGGGGATCGTGAAAGATTTAATCTCCCAACACTTTCCCCAGTTTATTACAGGCATCATTACAATCATCGGCGCCATTATCATCCTTTTTATTATGGACTGGAAAATGACGTTGATTATGCTGATTTCGGTTCCGATCACAACGCTGATTATGATTCCTCTAGGAAGGAGAATGGCGAAGATTTCTCGCGGCCTGCAAGATGAAACAGCCAGCTTTACAAGCAGCATTCAGCAAACGCTAAGTGAAGTTCGATTAATGAAGGCGTCTAATGCGGAGAAGTACGATGAAACAAAGGGAATGACAGGCATCAACAGCCTGCTTTCTTACGGATTAAAAGAAGGGCGAATATTTGCCTTGATTGGCCCTCTTATGTATCTCGTTATTATGGCCGTTATTGTTGTGATAATCGGCTATGGAGGTATTCGAGTGGCAGATGGAACGATGACCACCGGGTCTCTGGTCGCTTTCTTACTTTACTTGTTTCAGATCATTTTTCCAATCACTTCATTCACGATGTTCTTTACTCAGCTGCAAAAAGCGACAGGCGCTACAGAGAGGATCATCGAGATTCTGGATGAGGATGTGGAACTCGGCCAGACAGGTAAATCGATCGATATCACGAACCTTCCTATTCATGTGAACCAGCTTTCCTTTTCCTATAACGGCAAGGACCAAATATTAGAAGACGTATCCTTCGATGTCCAGCCGGGCATGATGGTCGCCTTCGCTGGCCCAAGCGGCGGTGGAAAAACGACACTATTCGGCTTACTGGAACGGTTTTACGAACCAACGTCAGGCGATATCACAATTGGAGATACCTCCATAATGGAGCTATCGATGAATTCATGGCGTAGACAGATCGGATATGTTTCCCAGGACAGTCCTATGATGGCAGGAACCATCCGCGAAAACCTCTGCTATGGCTTAGAAAATCCTGAAACCATTTCCGATGAAAAGCTGTGGGAGGTAGCCGAGATGGCGTATGCTAAACAGTTTATTAACGAATTTCCGAAAAAGCTGAACACCGAAGTAGGAGAACGCGGGATCATGCTTTCCGGTGGACAGCGACAGCGAATTGCCATCGCACGCGCCTTTCTGAGAGATCCAAAAATCCTTATGATGGATGAAGCGACCGCCAGCCTCGATAGTCAGTCAGAAAGAATGGTCCAACACGCCTTATCCCGATTGATGGAAGGGCGCACCACTTTCATCATTGCGCACCGATTATCAACGATTGTTAACGCAGATCAAATCGTGTTTATCGAACAAGGAAGAATTACAGGGATAGGCACTCATCATGACCTGGTCCAGTCTCATGACTTGTATAGTGAGTTTGCAGAGCAGCAATTGAGATGA
- a CDS encoding 5'-methylthioadenosine/S-adenosylhomocysteine nucleosidase, with amino-acid sequence MNNNMLNKYLKAAILTVFVLAVLAGCSSSSQSTAAQQEETPRPILIEGPMPIEIEKLLEKLDNMEKETSGTFEFYKGTIDDYPVILAKTGKGMENTAAATAVAIERYNPIAIINQGTSGGHDPELHVFDIVLGKRTTNIGSLKTGHRKDGEGIAPKEWKPMDLMASEGSAGEDPDAESIRYYEGDQDLLAAANAVKDQYTKGEVVEGTIGSADVWNNEIDRIQWFHEKYGTSVEEMESAAAAQIAKAYEVPFLAIRILSNNKTNGGEYNPNTAAANQGYVLEVVKQYISTLQTED; translated from the coding sequence ATGAACAACAACATGCTCAACAAGTACTTGAAAGCAGCCATTTTAACTGTATTCGTATTGGCGGTTCTGGCAGGGTGCTCATCTTCTTCACAATCTACAGCTGCTCAGCAGGAAGAAACACCGCGGCCGATATTAATTGAAGGACCAATGCCGATCGAGATTGAGAAACTTCTCGAGAAACTGGATAATATGGAAAAAGAAACATCAGGAACGTTTGAATTTTATAAGGGAACGATCGACGATTATCCTGTAATTCTTGCGAAAACGGGGAAAGGGATGGAGAACACAGCGGCTGCCACAGCTGTAGCCATTGAAAGATATAATCCAATTGCGATCATCAATCAAGGAACATCTGGTGGTCATGACCCTGAATTACATGTGTTTGATATTGTGTTAGGAAAAAGAACGACGAACATAGGTTCATTAAAGACGGGTCATAGAAAAGATGGGGAAGGAATCGCTCCAAAAGAATGGAAGCCGATGGATTTAATGGCGTCTGAAGGGAGTGCAGGGGAAGACCCTGATGCAGAGAGCATCCGTTATTACGAGGGAGATCAGGATCTACTCGCAGCGGCTAACGCCGTGAAAGATCAATACACAAAAGGCGAAGTGGTCGAGGGAACGATCGGCTCTGCTGATGTCTGGAATAATGAAATAGACCGGATTCAATGGTTCCATGAAAAATACGGGACATCTGTTGAGGAAATGGAAAGTGCTGCAGCTGCACAAATCGCTAAAGCTTATGAGGTTCCTTTCCTGGCGATCCGAATTCTTTCCAATAATAAAACGAATGGCGGGGAATACAACCCCAATACAGCAGCGGCCAATCAAGGCTACGTTTTGGAAGTAGTGAAACAATATATCTCTACACTTCAAACGGAGGACTAG
- a CDS encoding BCCT family transporter, whose amino-acid sequence MNRKNLIDYKIFVPALLIIIGISIPFALYEAESLALLNSIFDYIVEVFSWGYLWYGIILVAAGLYLSFSKYGQVVLGDPNEKPDFTFFEYASILIAMGVGSTIMRTGMLQWTSVANDPPIGVEPGSAEALLWGNAYSMFLWGFQVFAIFVMAAPAMGYILHVKKRPLMRISEACRVVFGDRFTDGWGGKMLDILFLISILSGAAVTLGLGTPIITHNLSNLLGIEVNFTMTIIVTVVWVLLFSLSAYLGVDKGIKRLSTLNMYLAGIFALFILVAGPGVFILSYFTDTISFLLSNYLTISLNTESVHQGQTSHMQSNTVFWFAYSATWAMLHSVFAAKISKGRTIKEMILTYLLAPTLLSWMATGVLGGLGVHKYLTGDGSILQLVQEEARMAAIPEILSTLPFGAISIIIFMIVALIFLTTTLDSTTYTVAAYTSTRDMSKHEPPKLLRIVISVVITGVALVLMRIGGLAPLEVISGLMGLPIIFIQFILIYAAKRMMDEDQAWKYNIRKKE is encoded by the coding sequence ATGAATCGTAAAAACTTAATTGACTACAAAATATTTGTGCCCGCATTATTGATTATAATCGGGATCAGCATACCTTTTGCCTTATATGAGGCAGAATCATTAGCCTTACTAAATTCTATCTTTGATTATATTGTAGAGGTGTTCAGCTGGGGCTATCTCTGGTATGGCATTATTCTTGTCGCTGCAGGATTATATTTATCATTTTCTAAATATGGTCAGGTGGTTCTCGGGGATCCGAATGAAAAGCCTGACTTTACATTCTTTGAGTATGCGTCGATTCTGATTGCCATGGGGGTTGGTTCGACGATTATGCGAACGGGGATGCTCCAATGGACGTCGGTAGCGAACGATCCTCCAATAGGGGTAGAACCAGGTTCCGCAGAAGCCCTTCTGTGGGGAAATGCCTACAGTATGTTTTTATGGGGATTCCAGGTTTTCGCTATTTTTGTGATGGCCGCTCCGGCAATGGGGTATATCCTGCACGTTAAAAAACGGCCGTTGATGAGGATATCTGAAGCTTGTCGAGTCGTCTTCGGTGATCGTTTTACTGATGGATGGGGCGGAAAAATGCTCGACATCCTATTTTTAATTAGTATTCTATCAGGTGCAGCCGTAACGTTAGGGCTGGGGACACCGATTATAACTCATAACTTATCGAATCTTTTAGGTATAGAAGTAAACTTTACCATGACCATTATTGTCACAGTCGTCTGGGTATTGCTATTCTCACTCAGTGCCTATCTAGGAGTTGATAAAGGGATCAAACGGTTAAGTACACTTAATATGTACTTAGCAGGAATCTTCGCTTTATTTATTCTGGTAGCAGGTCCTGGAGTGTTTATATTAAGCTATTTTACGGACACTATTTCTTTTCTATTATCTAATTATCTAACGATTTCTTTAAACACAGAGTCGGTCCATCAAGGACAAACCTCACACATGCAAAGCAACACCGTCTTCTGGTTTGCCTATAGTGCGACATGGGCCATGCTTCACAGCGTATTTGCTGCGAAAATTTCAAAAGGCAGAACGATCAAAGAAATGATTCTGACATATCTGCTCGCCCCAACCCTGCTTTCCTGGATGGCGACAGGTGTACTTGGCGGCCTAGGGGTTCACAAATATCTCACGGGAGATGGGTCAATTTTACAACTTGTTCAGGAAGAAGCAAGAATGGCCGCGATCCCAGAGATCTTATCGACCCTTCCATTTGGGGCTATCTCAATCATCATCTTTATGATCGTTGCCCTCATTTTCTTAACGACAACGCTTGATTCCACGACATACACGGTAGCGGCATATACCAGCACGAGGGACATGAGTAAACATGAACCACCAAAGCTTCTGCGTATTGTAATTTCTGTGGTTATTACAGGCGTGGCCCTTGTTCTGATGCGGATTGGCGGATTAGCACCGTTAGAAGTGATCTCAGGATTAATGGGACTGCCAATTATCTTTATTCAATTTATCCTCATTTACGCGGCGAAGCGGATGATGGATGAAGATCAGGCCTGGAAATATAATATTAGAAAAAAAGAATAA
- a CDS encoding ABC transporter ATP-binding protein, with protein sequence MEHVITVENVSKSFGEVQAVQDISFSVQKGEIFGIIGPNGAGKTTTLGMLEGISKPTQGSIDVLGLIPSKHLRDLNKRIGVQFQATAIQKKMKVKEALDLFSSFYEGPTQKDYLTELLGLDEKMNAHFEDLSGGWQQRVTLALATLHKPELLFLDEPSMGLDPHARREMWSLIRLLREQGSTIVMTTHYMEEAEKLCDRVAMIYNGQLKALNTPEALLHQIAGQSLIVESDRLDYDDLLALPGVVRVEQAGEQFVLVSEDRQQTAYHLFHYCQENEVALLDFKFEKGSLDDLFIHYLEKG encoded by the coding sequence ATGGAACATGTAATCACCGTCGAAAATGTATCCAAGTCTTTTGGCGAGGTGCAGGCTGTTCAGGACATATCGTTTTCAGTACAAAAAGGGGAAATCTTCGGCATCATCGGTCCAAACGGGGCAGGGAAAACAACCACACTCGGAATGCTTGAAGGAATAAGTAAGCCGACCCAGGGCAGCATTGATGTGCTTGGACTTATTCCCAGTAAGCACCTCAGAGATTTAAACAAGCGGATTGGTGTTCAATTTCAGGCGACGGCCATCCAAAAGAAAATGAAAGTAAAAGAAGCGTTAGACCTTTTTTCATCTTTTTATGAAGGACCAACCCAGAAGGATTACCTGACTGAGTTATTAGGATTAGATGAAAAAATGAACGCTCACTTTGAAGACTTATCTGGCGGCTGGCAGCAGCGTGTCACGCTCGCGCTTGCGACCCTGCACAAGCCAGAACTGCTGTTTCTAGATGAACCCAGTATGGGGCTTGATCCTCACGCGCGCAGGGAAATGTGGTCATTGATCCGCCTGCTGAGGGAACAAGGATCTACGATTGTCATGACAACGCATTATATGGAGGAAGCCGAGAAACTTTGTGATCGTGTTGCCATGATTTATAACGGGCAGTTGAAGGCTCTCAATACGCCTGAAGCATTGCTGCACCAAATCGCCGGTCAATCCCTCATCGTCGAAAGCGATAGGCTGGACTATGATGACTTGCTGGCATTGCCTGGCGTCGTACGTGTTGAACAAGCAGGGGAGCAGTTTGTCCTCGTTAGCGAAGATCGGCAACAGACTGCTTATCATCTGTTTCATTACTGTCAGGAAAACGAAGTCGCACTTTTAGACTTTAAGTTTGAAAAAGGATCACTAGATGATTTGTTCATACATTACTTGGAAAAGGGGTAA